Proteins co-encoded in one Scatophagus argus isolate fScaArg1 chromosome 11, fScaArg1.pri, whole genome shotgun sequence genomic window:
- the LOC124067459 gene encoding interleukin-1 receptor type 2 isoform X2, translating to MIRSILVFAVVIIEYVYGRPPLPPLPMKAGCYLVAPEVNLSRLEGEAVILSFPMFQRVLKVRNIAPPTAKFVITKDNGTEGVAYHGEGRVQQSDKELWLLPANASDSGKYICTYSNETYCVTGSIKLHVYKSSSVDMKKLSHPVSAMVGENLAIKCPSISDFNKTGRLIEWVKDSSPTPLQSGRDRSRDNGRLMIPAVKQSHSGVYTCQLTVLINNQQYKVSRAIQLHVQGLDPEITTTPAVPDLSMTSSPGLISSSYRTVHTPVIQPPVIVSPLNGTIFESLHGSGLELFCKVLTDCQMADSTVVTWLVNGQSVESSYLDGRALQGGRRATRVSSGCQIELRLIFMEIFDEDTQTELKCVTQNQGGRQEVVVQLQLEDSTFTWLVVAVVAVSCFLAVVSVFLYVLFKPKRKQKMDYFLARQNSTF from the exons ATGATCCGCTCGATACTCGTGTTTGCTGTGGTCATCATTGAATACGTCTATGGAAGACCCCCACTGCCTCCTCTGCCTATGAAAG CTGGCTGCTACCTGGTGGCCCCAGAGGTGAACCTTTCCAGACTGGAGGGTGAGGCAGTAATACTCTCCTTCCCAATGTTCCAGAGAGTGCTTAAAGTACGCAACATAGCTCCCCCAACAGCAAAGTTCGTCATCACCAAGGACAATGGGACTGAGGGTGTGGCCTATCATGGCGAGGGGCGTGTCCAGCAGAGTGACAAAGAGTTGTGGTTGCTCCCAGCTAATGCTTCAGACTCAGGGAAATACATCTGCACTTACAG TAATGAAACCTACTGTGTTACTGGGAGTATCAAGCTACACGTTTACAAATCCAGTTCTGTTGACATGAAGAAACTGTCCCATCCAGTCTCAGCCATGGTGGGAGAGAACCTGGCAATCAAATGTCCATCTATAAGTGACTTCAACAAGACAGGCAGACTGATCGAATGGGTGAAG GACTCCAGTCCCACTCCCCTCCAGTCAGGCAGAGATCGCTCTCGGGACAATGGCAGACTAATGATCCCTGCTGTGAAGCAATCCCATTCAGGTGTCTACACCTGCCAACTCACAGTGCTCATCAACAACCAGCAGTACAAAGTCAGCAGAGCCATCCAGCTCCATGTGCAAG gtCTCGACCCTGAAATTACCACCACGCCTGCTGTACCTGACCTCTCCATGACCTCCAGCCCAGGATTaatcagcagcagctacaggaCTGTTCACA CTCCAGTAATTCAACCACCTGTGATCGTCTCACCACTGAATGGAACTATTTTTGAAAGTCTGCATG GTTCAGGACTAGAGCTGTTTTGCAAGGTGCTCACTGACTGTCAAATGGCAGACTCCACTGTGGTCACATGGCTGGTCAATGGCCAGTCAGTGGAGTCATCATACCTTGATGGGCGGGCTCTACAGGGCGGGAGGAG GGCAACCAGGGTGTCCAGTGGATGCCAGATTGAGCTGAGACTAATTTTTATGGAGATATTTGATGAAGATACGCAGACAGAGTTGAAGTGTGTCACTCAAAACCAAGGTGGAAGACAGGAAGTTGTCGTACAGCTTCAGCTAGAGG ACTCCACGTTTACCTGGCTGGTGGTAGCTGTGGTGGCCGTGTCTTGCTTCCTGGCTGTGGTTTCTGTCTTCCTATATGTCCTCTTCAAACctaaaaggaaacagaaaatggaTTACTTTCTGGCTCGACAGAACAGCACTTTCTAA
- the LOC124067459 gene encoding interleukin-1 receptor type 2 isoform X3 produces the protein MWNHVQTAIMIRSILVFAVVIIEYVYGRPPLPPLPMKAGCYLVAPEVNLSRLEGEAVILSFPMFQRVLKVRNIAPPTAKFVITKDNGTEGVAYHGEGRVQQSDKELWLLPANASDSGKYICTYSNETYCVTGSIKLHVYKSSSVDMKKLSHPVSAMVGENLAIKCPSISDFNKTGRLIEWVKDSSPTPLQSGRDRSRDNGRLMIPAVKQSHSGVYTCQLTVLINNQQYKVSRAIQLHVQAPVIQPPVIVSPLNGTIFESLHGSGLELFCKVLTDCQMADSTVVTWLVNGQSVESSYLDGRALQGGRRATRVSSGCQIELRLIFMEIFDEDTQTELKCVTQNQGGRQEVVVQLQLEDSTFTWLVVAVVAVSCFLAVVSVFLYVLFKPKRKQKMDYFLARQNSTF, from the exons ATGTGGAATCacgtgcag ACTGCCATCATGATCCGCTCGATACTCGTGTTTGCTGTGGTCATCATTGAATACGTCTATGGAAGACCCCCACTGCCTCCTCTGCCTATGAAAG CTGGCTGCTACCTGGTGGCCCCAGAGGTGAACCTTTCCAGACTGGAGGGTGAGGCAGTAATACTCTCCTTCCCAATGTTCCAGAGAGTGCTTAAAGTACGCAACATAGCTCCCCCAACAGCAAAGTTCGTCATCACCAAGGACAATGGGACTGAGGGTGTGGCCTATCATGGCGAGGGGCGTGTCCAGCAGAGTGACAAAGAGTTGTGGTTGCTCCCAGCTAATGCTTCAGACTCAGGGAAATACATCTGCACTTACAG TAATGAAACCTACTGTGTTACTGGGAGTATCAAGCTACACGTTTACAAATCCAGTTCTGTTGACATGAAGAAACTGTCCCATCCAGTCTCAGCCATGGTGGGAGAGAACCTGGCAATCAAATGTCCATCTATAAGTGACTTCAACAAGACAGGCAGACTGATCGAATGGGTGAAG GACTCCAGTCCCACTCCCCTCCAGTCAGGCAGAGATCGCTCTCGGGACAATGGCAGACTAATGATCCCTGCTGTGAAGCAATCCCATTCAGGTGTCTACACCTGCCAACTCACAGTGCTCATCAACAACCAGCAGTACAAAGTCAGCAGAGCCATCCAGCTCCATGTGCAAG CTCCAGTAATTCAACCACCTGTGATCGTCTCACCACTGAATGGAACTATTTTTGAAAGTCTGCATG GTTCAGGACTAGAGCTGTTTTGCAAGGTGCTCACTGACTGTCAAATGGCAGACTCCACTGTGGTCACATGGCTGGTCAATGGCCAGTCAGTGGAGTCATCATACCTTGATGGGCGGGCTCTACAGGGCGGGAGGAG GGCAACCAGGGTGTCCAGTGGATGCCAGATTGAGCTGAGACTAATTTTTATGGAGATATTTGATGAAGATACGCAGACAGAGTTGAAGTGTGTCACTCAAAACCAAGGTGGAAGACAGGAAGTTGTCGTACAGCTTCAGCTAGAGG ACTCCACGTTTACCTGGCTGGTGGTAGCTGTGGTGGCCGTGTCTTGCTTCCTGGCTGTGGTTTCTGTCTTCCTATATGTCCTCTTCAAACctaaaaggaaacagaaaatggaTTACTTTCTGGCTCGACAGAACAGCACTTTCTAA
- the LOC124067459 gene encoding interleukin-1 receptor type 2 isoform X1 yields the protein MWNHVQTAIMIRSILVFAVVIIEYVYGRPPLPPLPMKAGCYLVAPEVNLSRLEGEAVILSFPMFQRVLKVRNIAPPTAKFVITKDNGTEGVAYHGEGRVQQSDKELWLLPANASDSGKYICTYSNETYCVTGSIKLHVYKSSSVDMKKLSHPVSAMVGENLAIKCPSISDFNKTGRLIEWVKDSSPTPLQSGRDRSRDNGRLMIPAVKQSHSGVYTCQLTVLINNQQYKVSRAIQLHVQGLDPEITTTPAVPDLSMTSSPGLISSSYRTVHTPVIQPPVIVSPLNGTIFESLHGSGLELFCKVLTDCQMADSTVVTWLVNGQSVESSYLDGRALQGGRRATRVSSGCQIELRLIFMEIFDEDTQTELKCVTQNQGGRQEVVVQLQLEDSTFTWLVVAVVAVSCFLAVVSVFLYVLFKPKRKQKMDYFLARQNSTF from the exons ATGTGGAATCacgtgcag ACTGCCATCATGATCCGCTCGATACTCGTGTTTGCTGTGGTCATCATTGAATACGTCTATGGAAGACCCCCACTGCCTCCTCTGCCTATGAAAG CTGGCTGCTACCTGGTGGCCCCAGAGGTGAACCTTTCCAGACTGGAGGGTGAGGCAGTAATACTCTCCTTCCCAATGTTCCAGAGAGTGCTTAAAGTACGCAACATAGCTCCCCCAACAGCAAAGTTCGTCATCACCAAGGACAATGGGACTGAGGGTGTGGCCTATCATGGCGAGGGGCGTGTCCAGCAGAGTGACAAAGAGTTGTGGTTGCTCCCAGCTAATGCTTCAGACTCAGGGAAATACATCTGCACTTACAG TAATGAAACCTACTGTGTTACTGGGAGTATCAAGCTACACGTTTACAAATCCAGTTCTGTTGACATGAAGAAACTGTCCCATCCAGTCTCAGCCATGGTGGGAGAGAACCTGGCAATCAAATGTCCATCTATAAGTGACTTCAACAAGACAGGCAGACTGATCGAATGGGTGAAG GACTCCAGTCCCACTCCCCTCCAGTCAGGCAGAGATCGCTCTCGGGACAATGGCAGACTAATGATCCCTGCTGTGAAGCAATCCCATTCAGGTGTCTACACCTGCCAACTCACAGTGCTCATCAACAACCAGCAGTACAAAGTCAGCAGAGCCATCCAGCTCCATGTGCAAG gtCTCGACCCTGAAATTACCACCACGCCTGCTGTACCTGACCTCTCCATGACCTCCAGCCCAGGATTaatcagcagcagctacaggaCTGTTCACA CTCCAGTAATTCAACCACCTGTGATCGTCTCACCACTGAATGGAACTATTTTTGAAAGTCTGCATG GTTCAGGACTAGAGCTGTTTTGCAAGGTGCTCACTGACTGTCAAATGGCAGACTCCACTGTGGTCACATGGCTGGTCAATGGCCAGTCAGTGGAGTCATCATACCTTGATGGGCGGGCTCTACAGGGCGGGAGGAG GGCAACCAGGGTGTCCAGTGGATGCCAGATTGAGCTGAGACTAATTTTTATGGAGATATTTGATGAAGATACGCAGACAGAGTTGAAGTGTGTCACTCAAAACCAAGGTGGAAGACAGGAAGTTGTCGTACAGCTTCAGCTAGAGG ACTCCACGTTTACCTGGCTGGTGGTAGCTGTGGTGGCCGTGTCTTGCTTCCTGGCTGTGGTTTCTGTCTTCCTATATGTCCTCTTCAAACctaaaaggaaacagaaaatggaTTACTTTCTGGCTCGACAGAACAGCACTTTCTAA